The DNA region CCTCGGTCACCATCGCGGCGATTTCAGGCTTCATCACAAAGTTGATCCAGGCATAGGCGGCATCATCCGCGCGGCCCTGTGCTGGCAAGACAAAGGTATCAACCCAACCCAAAGCGCCCGATGCGGGGGCCACGAAGTTGATGTCTGGGTTGTCGTTGTTCAGCTTCCAACCGCCGGTATCCCATGCCATAGAGGCAACCGCCTCACCCGAGCGCATAAGGTTCAACAGCTCGTCGCCGCCGCCCCAATAGGCCTTCACGACAGGTTTGCATTCAATCAGCTTGGCCTCAACCTTATCGAGGATGTCCTTATAGGCGGCCTCATCATCATAGGCGGCGAAGGGGTCCATCCCCATCGCAAAGGCAAAGCCGATCAAGGTTGGACGCTTCAAACGGTAGCTCACCTTGCCCATCAGCGATTCATCGCAAAGGTCGGTGTAATCCTTCACATCCGGCGCCTGCGCAGAATTGACGATCAGCCCCGACGTGCCCCAGATGTTGGGCAGGCCATAAATCTCACCGTCAACGGTGGTGTTGGCCTTGGTCGCTTCCAGCATCGAAGCGATAAAAAGCGAGGTGTCGACCTTGCTTAGATCAATCGGCTTATAGATGCCGAATTCCTGCTGGGGACCTGCGATACGGTCTTGGCTTGGCTGCGCAAGATCGAAACCGCCGCCGCCCGTGGCGCGCAGCTTGGCGATCATTTCCTCATTGTTGGACAGGGTCACCTCAACCGTGTGGCCTGTCTCAGCCTCAAAGAGGTCGATAACGGCATCGGGGGCATAGCCACCCCATGTCAGCAACCGCAAGGTATCCGCATTTGCGGGGGCAGCCAGCGCAAGCGCAATCGCGGTGGCGCCAAGATAAAGCTTATGTGTCATTTTGTTTCTCCCATGGTGGTATAGGCACTGTGCCGCTCCGAACCAACTAATTCAAGCATTCATGAGGTAAACATAATAATGTAACAATATCATTGCACTAGACGGAACACATGCTCGCCCGCCTGTCCCCGAAGCCCAGATGCAAAAAGGCCCGCACGTGGCGGGCCTTTTAAATTGCATTTTAGTCAGTGCTTATTGCGCAGCACAAGCGCGCAGTTTTTCAATATCCGGACCATTTGGCGTACGGCCAAGGTTGAACGGTGCAGAGGCATCGCGCCATTTGGCATAGTCGCCCAAGTATTCCATCATGCTCAGGTAAACCATCGCGCTGTCAGGATTTTCGCAGGCGGTTGTTTCAATAACGCCATTGGCCATTACCTGAATCTTTTCCAGCGTCGCGTCGTCATAGCGGGTGATCTCGATCCCCGCGTCTTTGAACTGCTGGTAAGCTTCGGTCGCGCGCTTTTCCGTGAAGGCAAGCGACCAGATCAGGTTCGCATCCGCCGCAACTTGCAGCATCTCACGGGTTTCAGGCTTCAGCGCATCCCAAGAATCTTTGTTGATCATCACACCAAAGACCGACGCCGACTGGTGCCAACCGGGGGTCGCCCAGAATTTGGTAACCTGCTGAAAACCGCCCGAGAAGTCGACGTTGGGGGTGGAGAACTCAGCGCCATCAATCACGCCACGTTCCAGCGATTGATAGATCTCGCCACCGGCCATGGAAACCTGGCTACCGCCAAGCTCTTCCAACAGACGACCCTGCTCCAAGCCCGAAAGACGCAGACGCATGCCTTGCAGG from Pseudorhodobacter turbinis includes:
- a CDS encoding extracellular solute-binding protein, which produces MTHKLYLGATAIALALAAPANADTLRLLTWGGYAPDAVIDLFEAETGHTVEVTLSNNEEMIAKLRATGGGGFDLAQPSQDRIAGPQQEFGIYKPIDLSKVDTSLFIASMLEATKANTTVDGEIYGLPNIWGTSGLIVNSAQAPDVKDYTDLCDESLMGKVSYRLKRPTLIGFAFAMGMDPFAAYDDEAAYKDILDKVEAKLIECKPVVKAYWGGGDELLNLMRSGEAVASMAWDTGGWKLNNDNPDINFVAPASGALGWVDTFVLPAQGRADDAAYAWINFVMKPEIAAMVTEAAGNFTASLGADEFADEKLKAQYQSSFPAEAIDNIRWYPPVPANLERIEGEALDRVQAAK
- the dctP gene encoding TRAP transporter substrate-binding protein DctP, giving the protein MKTIPMMTAAALSLGMASAAVAQESWTMTTTWPTSLELIEIDKHFVELANKLTGDDLSIEFFEGGALVPAGEVFGAVESGTIQAGGDWPGYWAGRNSAFSPLATTASLFNAVDYVNWIQQWGGAEIYNEIYGKFGMVYLPYGVTNNESGFRTNKKIETLDDLQGMRLRLSGLEQGRLLEELGGSQVSMAGGEIYQSLERGVIDGAEFSTPNVDFSGGFQQVTKFWATPGWHQSASVFGVMINKDSWDALKPETREMLQVAADANLIWSLAFTEKRATEAYQQFKDAGIEITRYDDATLEKIQVMANGVIETTACENPDSAMVYLSMMEYLGDYAKWRDASAPFNLGRTPNGPDIEKLRACAAQ